The genomic stretch ACCGAGGCGGCGAGGTCGACCGGATGCCAGCCGGCAAGACGGCCTCCCCGGCGGCCGCCGGCGGTGCGTGCGGCGGCGACGATATAGGCCTCGGCCATGAGCATTCTCCCTGTTTTATTGGCTTGCCGGTAGGCGGATGCGCGGGATTTAAGTGGTGGTGCACGATTTAGTCAATCGATCAATTAAACGCTTGAGCGGGAGCCCGGCATGCGCTATCTGCGATGGCGATGGCAGCGCAATTGAACATCTCCACGGCGGCACGGGTCCCGACCGGCAAGAACCACACAGCCGAAAAGCTGTTGGTCGCGGCTGGCGAACTCATGATCGAGCGCAATTCGGTGGAGATCTCGCTTGCCGACATCGCGCATAAATCCGGCGTCAACGCCGCGCTGGTGAAGTATCATTTCGGCAATAAAGAAGGCCTGATGCTGGCGCTGTTGGCGCGCGATGCTGCCAACGAGACCTCGCAGCTCAATTACCTGCTGGCGCAGCCGATCTCGTCGGCCGCAAAACTGAAACTGCATATCTCCGGCATCATCCGGGCATATCACCAGTTCCCCTATATGAACCGGCTGATCCATCATCTGCTGCACGGGTCGAGCAGCGACGCCGCCGATGCGGTGGCGAAGTTTTTCGTCGGACCCTTGCTGGATTTCCATCGCCGGCTGCTCGCCGAAGGCGTGGCGTCGGGCGAATTCCGCAAGGTCGATCCGGTGCTGTTCTACACCAGCCTGATCGGCGCCTGCGATCACCTGTTTTTCGGACGGCACGCAATGTCGCGGGCGATCGGGGTTGGCCCGATCACCGAAGACGTCTGCCGCGCCTATATCGCTCATATCGAACAACTCACCCTCGGCGGCCTGCTGGCGCCGAAACAGCGGAGCGCAGTCGCCGGGTGAGGCAGGACTAACAACAAGAAGAAACGGCCCAAGGACAACTGGAAGACTCAATAAGGCTCAACAAGAAACTACCGGGAAACGCCCAAGGATAATTCCACACTAAAAAGAAACGGCCGAAGAAACGCCCAAGGATCAGTTTTGGACCTGCCCGCAAGAGGCAGGCGAAAGAAACTCCAGGCGATGCCCAAGGATCGACTGAGCCAATCAAGAAAAGACCAGGAAACGCCCAACACTCTTTTTCAACCGGATCAAACAACAACCCGGACAATCGGGGACACGCCCAAGGATAAGCCCAAGGATAAGCTTCAAGAACAAAAGCCAACGGGAAACGCCCAAGGAATCAATGCGAGAACCGGATACAGCAATAATCCGGAACGTCGGGGAAACGCCCAAGGACACGCCCAAAGACTAGTTTCAAGAACAACCGAAGCAATCGGGAAACGCCCAAGGACCTCTCTTCAAGAATCGCACTTCAAGGATCTGGCCTCAAGGACATCGTCTCGAGGATCTGGCCCCAAGGTTCTCGCCTCAAGCCTCGCGGATCTGACGCCAAAGGTCTGGTGCCAAAGCTCTGGCTCCGAGGATCTCCCCAGCCAGGATCCCCGCCTGGATTTCCAGGCTCAATCAATGCCAGTCTCGAATCGGGCCAGGGTCCGGGTCGGGCACAGGTTTCAAGGCCAAGCCAAAACGCCCAAGGAAAGGGATTGTACGATGCAGTTGAAAGACGTCTCCGTTCTCATCACCGGCGGAGGGTCCGGCCTCGGCGCCGCGACCGCGCGCGCGATGGCTGCCAAGGGCGCCAAGGTCGCCGTGCTCGATATGAACAAGGACAATGCCGAGAAGGTGGCCGCCGAGATCGGCGGCGTCGCCTGTGTGGGTGACGTGTCCGAAGAGGCTCCGGTCAAGGCCGCGATCGAGAAGGCCGAGGCGGCCCACGGCACGATCCGCGTGCTGGTCAATTGCGCCGGCATCGGCGGCGCTGTGAAGACCGTCGGCAAGAACGGCGCCTATCCGCTCGATCACTTCACCCGCATCATCAAGGTCAATCTGATCGGCTCGTTCAACTGCATCCGCCTCGTCGCCGAGCGCATGCAGAACGCGCCGACGGTCGGCGAGGAGCGTGGCGTCTGCATCAATACCGCATCCGTCGCGGCGTTCGACGGCCAGATCGGCCAGGCCGGCTATTCGGCCTCCAAGGGCGGCATCGTCGGCATGACGCTGCCGGTGGCGCGCGACCTCGCCTCGATGAAGATCCGCGTCATGACCATCGCGCCCGGCCTGTTCCTGACGCCGCTGCTGATGGGCTTGAGCGAGGAAGCGCAGAAGAGCCTCGGCGCCCAGGTGCCGCATCCGGCCCGGCTCGGCGATCCGTCGGAATACGCCTCGCTCGCGGTGCAGATCGTCGAGAACCCGATGCTCAACGGCGAGACCATCCGTCTCGACGGTGCGATCCGGATGGCGCCGCGCTAGGCGGCGACAAGCGAGCACGAACTAACCCTCTCCCCCTGTGGGAGAGGGTGGCGAGCGAAGCTCGCCGGGTGAGGGGGTGCCGCGAGTCCGACCCCTCACCGGGCAGACATCGCAGCCAACGCAAACAATCCCTCTCCCACAAGGGGAGCGGCGCTGCAACGACCGCCGCAATCGGCGAAACAATAAGCCCTGGCTTCGCAGGGTAACAGAAAACGAGTTGCGGGAGTAATGGCGTGACCAAGGCCCTGTTGATCGACCATGCCGACGGCGTCGATTGGGTGACGCTGAATCGGCCCGACAGTCTCAATGCCCTCAATCCCGAATTGGTCGACGCGCTCAACGCCTATTTCGGCCAGTTGCAGCGCAACCGCGACACCCGCCTCGTGGTGCTGAAGGGCGCCGGCAAGAATTTCTGCGCCGGGCTCGATCTCAAGGAAGCCATGGCGCGCCGTGCCACGCGGCAGGAGCCGCCGGGCGTCACCGAGTCCTTGGATTCGCAGCGCCGGATCGCCGACATCGTGATGCTGATGCGGCGCTGTCCGCAGCCGATCATCGCATTGGTGCAGGGCGCGGCGGCCGGCGGCGGTTTTGCGCTGGCGCTGGCAGCCGACATTCGCATCGCCGGGCGTTCGGCGCGGATGAACTGCGCCTTCATCAAACTCGGTCTCGGCGGCTGCGACATCGGCACCTCCTATTTCCTGCCCCGTTTGGTAGGCGTGTCGGTGGCGTCCGAACTGATCCTGACCGGGCGCTTCATCGGCGCCGAACGCGCGCTGATGACCGGCCTGGTTTCCGAAGTGGTCGAGGATGATCAGCTCGACGCAGCTGCCGCTCCCTTCATCGACGCCATGCTGGCGGCATCGCCGATCGGGCTGCGGCTGTCGAAGGAATGTCTCAACATGGCGGTCGACGCCGGTTCCATCGAGCAGGTGGTCGCGATGGAAGATCGCAACCAGGTGCTGTGTTCCCGCTCGGAGGATTTCGACGAGGGCATCAGCGCATTTCTGGAAAAGCGCAAGCCGGTCTATATTCGACGCTAGAGACGACGATCTCGATCGGCCCGACAAGAGGCTGCGACAATGGGAGAAGCCAGATGACCGCAAGCGCCGCCGCCGTGATGGACAAGCCGGCCTTTCGCAAGATCGACTGGTTGCCGCGGGACATCGCCGTCGACCGCCGCCCCGACGGCGTGATCGTGCTGAAGTCGAAATTTCCGCTGAATGAATACGAGCCGCATATCCCGGCAGCGCTGGCGCGTTGGGCCAAGGAGCGGCCGGATCGGATCTGGTTGGCGCAGCGCACGGGCCCGCAGCGGCAATGGCGCAAGCTC from Rhodopseudomonas sp. BAL398 encodes the following:
- a CDS encoding enoyl-CoA hydratase/isomerase family protein produces the protein MTKALLIDHADGVDWVTLNRPDSLNALNPELVDALNAYFGQLQRNRDTRLVVLKGAGKNFCAGLDLKEAMARRATRQEPPGVTESLDSQRRIADIVMLMRRCPQPIIALVQGAAAGGGFALALAADIRIAGRSARMNCAFIKLGLGGCDIGTSYFLPRLVGVSVASELILTGRFIGAERALMTGLVSEVVEDDQLDAAAAPFIDAMLAASPIGLRLSKECLNMAVDAGSIEQVVAMEDRNQVLCSRSEDFDEGISAFLEKRKPVYIRR
- a CDS encoding TetR family transcriptional regulator, yielding MAAQLNISTAARVPTGKNHTAEKLLVAAGELMIERNSVEISLADIAHKSGVNAALVKYHFGNKEGLMLALLARDAANETSQLNYLLAQPISSAAKLKLHISGIIRAYHQFPYMNRLIHHLLHGSSSDAADAVAKFFVGPLLDFHRRLLAEGVASGEFRKVDPVLFYTSLIGACDHLFFGRHAMSRAIGVGPITEDVCRAYIAHIEQLTLGGLLAPKQRSAVAG
- a CDS encoding SDR family NAD(P)-dependent oxidoreductase, with translation MQLKDVSVLITGGGSGLGAATARAMAAKGAKVAVLDMNKDNAEKVAAEIGGVACVGDVSEEAPVKAAIEKAEAAHGTIRVLVNCAGIGGAVKTVGKNGAYPLDHFTRIIKVNLIGSFNCIRLVAERMQNAPTVGEERGVCINTASVAAFDGQIGQAGYSASKGGIVGMTLPVARDLASMKIRVMTIAPGLFLTPLLMGLSEEAQKSLGAQVPHPARLGDPSEYASLAVQIVENPMLNGETIRLDGAIRMAPR